A single genomic interval of Antechinus flavipes isolate AdamAnt ecotype Samford, QLD, Australia chromosome 1, AdamAnt_v2, whole genome shotgun sequence harbors:
- the LOC127541842 gene encoding olfactory receptor 7C1-like, producing MGPGNQTCVSEFFLLGFSEKSEQQLPLFGLFLSMYIVTLFGNLFLMIAIGLDSHLHTPMYFFISNLSLVDLCLVSTTVPKMLVNILTHSKAISYVGCFTQMYFFSVFACMDNFLLAVMAYDRFVAICHPLRYVAIMKPQLCGLLVLISCVLSLLTSLLHSLMTTHLSFCKDHEIPYFFCDLTQLLKLSCSDTFINNILVYFTTSLLGIVPLTGIITSYTQICSSILKVPSAEGKHKAFLTCGSHLCVVSLFYGTVFGVYMTSATHTSWKSMVASVMYAVVTPMLNPFIYSLRNKDIKDALKKLGRILYLLK from the exons ATGGGACCAGGAAACCAAACGTGTGTTTCTGAATTCTTCCTCCTGGGATTTTCCGAAAAGTCAGAGCAACAGCTGCCTCTCTTTGGGTTGTTCCTGAGCATGTACATAGTTACTTTGTTTGGAAATCTGTTTCTTATGATAGCCATTGGCTTGGACTCCCACCTCCACACCCCCATGTACTTCTTTATTTCTAATCTGTCCTTGGTGGATCTTTGTCTTGTGTCCACCACCGTCCCCAAGATGCTGGTTAACATCCTGACACACAGTAAAGCCATTTCCTATGTTGGCTGCTTCACTCAGATGTATTTCTTCTCAGTCTTTGCTTGTATGGACAATTTCCTTCTTGCTGTGATGGCTTATGATCGCTTTGTGGCCATTTGTCACCCTCTGCGCTATGTAGCCATCATGAAGCCACAACTTTGTGGTCTACTGGTTCTGATCTCCTGTGTTCTTAGTCTTTTAACTTCTCTCCTTCACAGTCTCATGACAACGCATCTCTCCTTCTGTAAAGACCATGAAATCCCATACTTCTTCTGTGATCTTACTCAGCTTCTGAAGCTCTCTTGTTCTGATACCTTCATCAataatattttggtttattttacaACTAGCCTCCTGGGTATTGTCCCTCTCACAGGGATTATTACTTCTTATACACAGATCTGTTCTTCTATTTTGAAAGTCCCATCTGCTGAGGGGAAGCATAAAGCCTTTTTAACCTGTGGGTCTCACCTCtgtgttgtttcattattttatggCACAGTTTTTGGAGTATACATGACATCAGCTACCCACACCTCCTGGAAAAGCATGGTTGCTTCAGTGATGTATGCTGTGGTAACCCCCATGCTGAATCCCTTCATTTATAGCCTGAGGAACAAAGACATAAAAGATGCCTTGAAGAAATT gggCAGGATActatatttactaaaataa